The genomic interval GCGGTCGAGCGCGGCACCTGTGGGATTCTGTGCGCGCGGGGTGACAATGCAGGCCTTAGCCTTCGCCTTGAGCGCGCGATCGAGTTCACGCGGGAGCATGCCGAACTCATCCATCGCGACCGGCTCGGCGATGAGGCCGAGCGACGCAATGAGATCGAGCACGCCGGTATAGCTCGGATCCTCGAGCGCGACGACATCGCCGGGGCTCAGGTAGCTCGACAGCACGCGCTCGATGCCGTCGAGCGCTCCGCTCACCACCGCGATCGAATCCACGGCAATGCCATCTTCGCGGAACTGTTTGCGCGCCGCTTCAACCAGTTCGGGCAGATTCTCGGTATCGCCATAGCGGCCTGGGTCCGCATCCAAAGCAGAAATCGCCGGACCGAGCGGCGGCAGCAACTTGGGATCCGGCCCACCCTCAGCGAGATTGCGCACTCCTGGCGGCGGCGAGGCGTCAGCGGGCGTGAGCAGCGGCGGGCGGCGATTCACTACCGTGCCGCGCCGGCCCGCGCCGCGCACGAGGCCGCGCACTCGCAGCGCATTGTACGCGGCGTTGACCGTGGTCGGACTTACGTGCAGGCGGCGCGCGAGATCGCGCACCGTCGGCAACTGCTCGCCGGTCGCGAGGCGGCCCGCGTGGATCGCATCTTCGATACTCGCCGCGATCGCATTGCTTGACTGGCCACGAATCTGATAACGTACTGATACATTCATTAGTTTGTATTGTAACAAAAGGATGAGTGAGATGGAAGCGGTCACACCTACCGAACGAACCCGGCTCCGGCGGCTCCCCAAGCGCGCCGCCTACGAGCGCGTGACGATCAATTCAATCCTTGACGAGGCGCTCATCTGCCATATCGGCTTCGTGCAGGACGGGCAGCCCTTCACGATTCCGACGCTCCACGTGCGCCAGGACGATCAGCTCTACGTGCACGGTTCGGCCGCGAGCCGGATGCTGAAGACCGCCAGCGACACGATGCCGATTTGCGTCACGGTCACGCTTATCGATGGACTGGTGCTGGCACGCTCGGCGTTCCATCACTCGGTCAACTATCGATCGGTAGTAATTCTGGGCACCGCAGTGCGGGTTGACGATCGCGAAGCGAAGGTCGGGATGCTGCGCGCGATGGTCGAGAAGCTGGTGCCATATCGGTGGCAGAACACGCGGCCGCCGACAGACCAGGAGCTCGCGGCGACGATGGTCCTGCGGCTGCCGATCGAGGAGGCGTCGGCCAAGGTGCGTGTCGGACAAGCAATGGACGACGAAGGGGACTATGCCCTACCCCATTGGGCGGGAGTCATTCCGCTGCATCTCAGGGCTGGCACGCCGATCCCGGATCCGCGGATGACGGCGGATATCGCAACGCCGATGCACGTGCTCGACTTCGCGCGCAATTCGCCGGCGGTGCGCAACGGCACGAAGTGAGCGCAATCGAAATTACGACCGACCGCGCGCGCATGGATGTCGATGCGATCCGCGCTTTTCTCGCCCGCTCGTATTGGGCGAACGGGATTGCACGCGAGGTCGTGGCGCGCGCGGTCGCTAACTCTTTGTGTTTCGGCGCCTTCGCCGGCGCCGCGCAGATTGGCTTCGTGCGCGTTGTGACAGATTGTGCGACCTTCGCGTACGTCGCCGACGTGTACGTGCTCGAAGCATATCGCGGGCGCGGAATTTCCAAGGCGCTGATGGCCGCCGTCCGGGCCCATCCGGATTTGCAGGGCCTGCGCCGATGGCATCTCGCGACCCGCGACGCGCACGGTCTCTATCGCCAGTTTGGTTTCACCGCGCTCGAGAATCCCGATCGCCACATGGAGAGCGTCGACCCCGAGGTCTATTCGCGGATGGGCGAGCGATAGCCCGGAGC from Candidatus Binataceae bacterium carries:
- a CDS encoding aminotransferase class I/II-fold pyridoxal phosphate-dependent enzyme translates to MNVSVRYQIRGQSSNAIAASIEDAIHAGRLATGEQLPTVRDLARRLHVSPTTVNAAYNALRVRGLVRGAGRRGTVVNRRPPLLTPADASPPPGVRNLAEGGPDPKLLPPLGPAISALDADPGRYGDTENLPELVEAARKQFREDGIAVDSIAVVSGALDGIERVLSSYLSPGDVVALEDPSYTGVLDLIASLGLIAEPVAMDEFGMLPRELDRALKAKAKACIVTPRAQNPTGAALDRKRAMELQRVLARHPGVVVIEDDHAGPVAGAPALTTTAGLERWAIVRSVSKSLGPDLRLATLIGDARTVARVEGRLRIGPRWVSRILQRIVVNMWSEPKTWRAMKHAADTYAERRRAMIAALNTHGIEAYGRSGLNVWIPVAEETAIVQALARKRWAVRAGEIYRIKSAPGIRITVASLEPAEAVRIAADFAASLRPQSHARLA
- a CDS encoding pyridoxamine 5'-phosphate oxidase family protein; protein product: MEAVTPTERTRLRRLPKRAAYERVTINSILDEALICHIGFVQDGQPFTIPTLHVRQDDQLYVHGSAASRMLKTASDTMPICVTVTLIDGLVLARSAFHHSVNYRSVVILGTAVRVDDREAKVGMLRAMVEKLVPYRWQNTRPPTDQELAATMVLRLPIEEASAKVRVGQAMDDEGDYALPHWAGVIPLHLRAGTPIPDPRMTADIATPMHVLDFARNSPAVRNGTK
- a CDS encoding GNAT family N-acetyltransferase; protein product: MSAIEITTDRARMDVDAIRAFLARSYWANGIAREVVARAVANSLCFGAFAGAAQIGFVRVVTDCATFAYVADVYVLEAYRGRGISKALMAAVRAHPDLQGLRRWHLATRDAHGLYRQFGFTALENPDRHMESVDPEVYSRMGER